A window of the Blastopirellula sediminis genome harbors these coding sequences:
- a CDS encoding type I polyketide synthase, protein MTISTDRTDIPVAIVGMACRLPGAANLNEYWQLISEGRSAVSEVPADRLNREIYYHPDKGVRGKTYSTKAATLADRTFNRDRCPLPQDLIDSVDNTHLLMTETAAEAFRHAGYDPFQLKDRNCSVFIGHAQGSSRLGELTFRAYLDEAIDLLEATPQFQDLPPQQRLEVEQQLLQELMATIPDGAEGFRYLNCNMVSGTVARAFGLTGSWLALNSACASSLHAMLMGARALQRGRADMVVVGGASDCKSDSLVLFSAAQTLTKNDSCPFDSNADGLIMSEGYVALVMKTLERAIADGDKIQAVVRGLGVATDGKGKSLWAPRKEGQMRAMRRAYRRGVDVSRLQYLECHATATQLGDATELETLREVLEPQFPSGKKIPITSAKANIGHALEAAGIAGMIKTILSMQHQRFPAAINIKELNTKVPWSESPFFVPMQSAPWPAPADGGPRSAAVNAFGIGGLNMHVVIDEYVGQTAEQITGGPRPVTETADDRAVAIIGLGCIAPGASEINQFWDLLQNGTDPKGEPSADRWSAKARQKAEASGIKVLGGFINDYAYDWRKHKVPPKQVTEADPLQFMFLDASEQALADAGYTRESIQRELCGVVIGTEFGGDFGDQLEMGLRLPEMQHKLKRMLTERGLSAEKIEAINQDFANVLLKKWPALVDETGSFTSSTLASRISKTLDLNGGAVAIDSGTTSGMSGISLCIDSLLSGDNDMMICAAGQRRMGLTMFQGLSESGHLHRDGAPKNVLDAGYNGVVPSEGAAVVVLKRLADARRDGDRIRAVIRGLGVASDESPAEAMRLAVQRAAEMANIAPGEIQFVDIETDENNASVAQALATIAHEHSSPEREQPLHLSSATAQLGNMGGGSSLIAVLKAALEAQNHEVAAARQLQQPTAAFNGSSSSVQTASFNVKLNGRGLGAVANWSKGQAFFLILDDGTPVPPKPKAAAPAVAKPTSSSAKIVRFGAISLPALKTMINAAMADPSHAFSAADTVKFAPSDKIRLAIVADSAESLAKKLTMASPQLGNAASRQVLEQQGIFCREPLSTKPRIAFLFPGQGSQYEGMLRDLVSQSPAAAKMMADADAAMRRLGYPTFAELAWNAPTQLGADVWKTQISMLLADLICLAALAERGVKPDVVLGHSYGEFPALYAAGVWNLDAVIRMTRARCDGINATSLNNAGLLATTAPPEEIKSIITACGCQAYLANYNAPDQTVIGAKLTALEQLSKALAAKSYPARILAVPAAFHTPLMAGSSRMLQQALETAELRSPQTPFISTVDNNLTDDPARIRRNLGVQLTTPVKYAPLIEQLALETPTIFVEVGPQQTLTKLNRRILSGDATVIASDNPKRGGIEPILCVEALLECLGVSAAVASEPKPAAAVTATESRAKFAPPQPAAAAVSQTMSSSTDRAPAKPQPVASSRSPISTNEKNLMDDIPHFDATERRRAKMRGSAQAPPAAAPPTPAPAAVAPPAPAPVAAPIVPKPTFAAAPAPAPAPPVAPAPMPAPPAPAPTPAAPAPVAAASKSDGVDLEKFLVNFVVEQTGYPPEVVDLDADMEADLGIDSIKKAQLFGELQEYFEISTSATDLSLDDFPTLRHVMNFLNASGQGAAAAPAAAPAPVAPAPVAPAPVAVAPPAPAAPVAPAQPAAAASTGASTAELEKFLVNFVVEQTGYPPEVVDLDADMEADLGIDSIKKAQLFGELQEYFEISTSATDLSLDDFPTLRHVLNFLSANGQASESQPVAAAPVAAPAPAAPVVPAPAAAPVAEAPASGGASTAELEKFLINFVVEQTGYPPEVVDLDADMEADLGIDSIKKAQLFGELQEYFEISTSATDLSLDDFPTLRHVLNFLSGTASATTEEPASFSLAAPAPALEIKEDAPAAVSVINGAPAELSGKTLDNGAAAPLALVGTPYEMGWRHGSQYRDEIRRVLRTYAEYVGESIDELPGSTQSANAIQTLSPDQWDELLGIANAIEAPLSNVVAHHFAVAETLASMEQAAASDGSLAHAAQMESPAINPMRETIRLAAFLRKPTSGLSHVAVAPIGTALVLGGVNAAGLTFSGEKASAAVLQNGVNLESAIDVALKTPSSASSVILGELATGRLSSVQSCGGDRQIVSDQATIHCGNRLMALAGGSTATEQGEISVTDVTNLLLTAEGDALAFLFDFGAGQLSLKSTTMSRSIESYSLTGLLDDGNSSAPAAPQRGEATPLAPANVTARFELEMCDSPLAQTAPTSMVYEGAAIVLGSGETAAALIEQLQQAGVTVYQIADASDIDSAVAQIEAICAAGPAPHLFMTTARDERKHLQFGVEASWNGVQPTAMETPLFVCQKWLTLAEAGGWLEKTTVVAVTALGGDFGFSRGATAVEGGALTGLMKALFIEFTVMRGGKGPRVKAFDTSLQDAPKQIASNILVELASGNQDYEVSYAGGVRRVPFAMDRPGVANATAQLPQGVWVITGGARGITAACALELGKRYGLKLHLIGSSELPTIDPAWRSLDEAGLNKLKADTMIAARKAGQQAPQAWERVQKSLEIDKSLQAFVDNGVSATYHACDVSNRESLAKALDEIRRVDGPISGILHGAGIDKSCRMEKKRRDVVHATIGIKDGGIVHLAALTQHDPIRHFIGFGSIAGRLGSFGQADYCLASDLLCKLMGAYRRQRPWVRAVGFHWHGWDEVGMAARPETKSVLNDKSALKLMPLAEGIGHLIREIEADVPRGEILITERRHWQRFADGLGVLAESRAEAPAAAPAKPAEPVSSDPLGPADASVELRTERCELKLIDAPLPTGTAAAPTFTGPVWILGENADAVELEQRLAQAGVEVYRFGARADLDETLAWLDSLHPEKPAQRLFLMTSRDAVSTDPLSAAEIDRRRHEGIIFPYFVAQNWYKRNLKFPEAGTGDLVAAISLGGDFGFESTVQLPDGGGVAGFVKSLHIEDSRLENRGARCKVIDAPASESPAALFDAMMRELAADQPEVEVSWIGGVRRVVRPIGTPLAMGPDANIPRGGVWAVTGGARGITAIAARELAAKYGWKLHLLGKSPAPLADAVWRNFDEEQLKTYKTQITREAVASGGSPGQAWDRVLKDCEIFNNLQKFADAGVQATYHQCDVTDRDAVAAVLEEIRKTDGPITGLMHGAGLIEPGRFDHKRRPFVEKLIRAKFDGLMHLFALTKNDPLTHCIGFGSISGRFGGNGLSDYAAGNDSMSKALDWFRAARPDCTTLCIHWESWEGAGIATLSRFAWGPRSVMKMKYMLPEEGVRRLEEELAGGGYKAETLYTFGDFYPMFYPNEQFPLGEFKPRSGEAVDGSFPLVATSRTEGDELVGDVPLDPINDPFLALHRLRGKPLMPVVVTLEALREAAELASGKKTVAFCDVDMIDGLAFHTDNATTAQARAKMVGDNLAECRWTCDFRNRTGGLIQKDRLYLQAKVEVADQPAALTAELPPFPTEWSAVTYPEDAAIYHGTPFRCLKALSCDASGGWGHIVAEPLADLTKPERVEGWRVPSCILDSALYACGCQLYMHSEGAVSLPRKIERLELGRMPSDGENCYVHFVCRDVAEKSALYDLTLFGENGEVILKAYGYQKVILGRGGVA, encoded by the coding sequence ATGACAATCTCGACTGATCGAACCGATATCCCGGTGGCGATTGTCGGCATGGCGTGCCGTCTCCCCGGCGCAGCCAATTTGAATGAGTATTGGCAACTGATTTCGGAAGGTCGGTCCGCCGTCAGCGAAGTCCCTGCGGACCGTCTGAACCGTGAGATCTATTACCATCCGGACAAAGGCGTTCGCGGCAAGACTTACTCGACCAAAGCGGCGACGCTTGCGGATCGTACGTTCAATCGCGATCGTTGCCCGTTGCCCCAAGACCTGATTGACTCCGTCGACAACACGCACTTGTTGATGACGGAAACGGCGGCCGAAGCGTTTCGTCACGCGGGATACGATCCGTTCCAGCTCAAGGATCGCAATTGTTCCGTCTTTATTGGTCACGCCCAAGGAAGCTCGCGCCTGGGTGAGTTGACCTTCCGCGCTTATCTCGATGAAGCGATCGATCTGCTGGAAGCGACGCCGCAGTTCCAGGATCTGCCGCCGCAGCAGCGGTTGGAAGTCGAACAGCAGTTGCTGCAAGAGCTGATGGCGACGATTCCGGACGGCGCCGAAGGGTTCCGCTATCTCAACTGCAACATGGTCTCGGGCACCGTCGCCCGTGCGTTTGGCTTGACCGGCTCGTGGTTGGCGCTCAACTCGGCTTGCGCTTCGTCGCTCCACGCGATGCTGATGGGCGCCCGAGCGCTGCAGCGCGGCCGCGCCGACATGGTGGTGGTCGGCGGCGCTTCGGACTGCAAGTCCGACTCGCTGGTCCTCTTCTCCGCCGCTCAGACGCTGACCAAGAATGACAGCTGCCCGTTCGATTCGAACGCCGACGGCCTGATCATGTCGGAAGGTTACGTCGCGCTCGTCATGAAGACGCTGGAACGCGCGATCGCCGACGGCGACAAAATTCAAGCGGTCGTCCGCGGTCTCGGCGTCGCGACCGACGGTAAAGGGAAGAGCCTGTGGGCGCCCCGCAAAGAAGGTCAGATGCGGGCGATGCGTCGCGCCTATCGCCGCGGCGTCGACGTCTCGCGTCTGCAATATCTCGAATGCCATGCCACGGCGACCCAGCTGGGGGACGCGACCGAACTGGAAACGCTCCGCGAAGTGCTGGAGCCGCAGTTCCCGAGCGGCAAGAAGATTCCGATCACCAGCGCCAAAGCCAACATCGGCCACGCGCTCGAAGCGGCCGGCATTGCGGGGATGATCAAAACGATCCTCAGCATGCAGCACCAGCGCTTCCCGGCGGCGATCAACATCAAAGAGTTGAACACTAAGGTGCCGTGGAGCGAATCGCCCTTCTTCGTGCCGATGCAATCGGCGCCATGGCCGGCCCCGGCCGACGGCGGTCCTCGTTCCGCTGCGGTCAACGCCTTCGGCATCGGCGGCTTGAACATGCACGTCGTGATCGACGAATACGTCGGTCAAACGGCTGAGCAAATCACCGGCGGTCCGCGTCCCGTTACGGAAACGGCGGACGATCGCGCCGTGGCGATCATTGGTCTCGGCTGCATCGCGCCGGGCGCCAGCGAAATCAATCAGTTCTGGGATCTCCTGCAGAACGGGACCGATCCGAAGGGGGAACCGTCGGCGGATCGTTGGTCGGCCAAGGCTCGCCAGAAGGCGGAAGCGAGCGGCATCAAAGTTCTCGGCGGCTTCATCAACGACTACGCCTACGATTGGCGCAAACACAAGGTTCCGCCGAAGCAAGTCACCGAAGCCGACCCGCTGCAGTTCATGTTCCTGGACGCCAGCGAACAGGCGCTGGCCGACGCTGGCTACACGCGCGAGTCGATCCAGCGCGAACTTTGCGGCGTCGTGATCGGCACCGAGTTTGGCGGCGACTTTGGCGACCAACTCGAAATGGGTCTGCGTCTCCCCGAGATGCAGCACAAGCTGAAGCGGATGCTGACCGAACGCGGTCTGTCGGCCGAGAAGATTGAAGCGATCAACCAAGACTTCGCCAACGTGCTGCTGAAGAAGTGGCCCGCGTTGGTGGACGAAACCGGCAGCTTCACCAGCAGCACGCTCGCTTCGCGAATCAGCAAGACGCTCGACCTGAACGGCGGCGCCGTGGCGATCGACAGCGGCACCACCTCCGGCATGTCGGGGATCTCGCTCTGCATCGACTCGCTGCTGTCGGGCGACAACGACATGATGATCTGCGCCGCCGGTCAACGCCGGATGGGGCTGACGATGTTCCAAGGCTTGAGCGAGTCGGGCCACTTGCATCGCGACGGGGCTCCGAAGAACGTGCTCGACGCCGGCTACAACGGCGTTGTGCCGAGCGAAGGCGCCGCGGTGGTGGTGCTGAAGCGATTGGCCGACGCGCGTCGCGACGGCGATCGGATTCGTGCGGTGATTCGCGGACTCGGCGTCGCGTCGGACGAGTCGCCGGCTGAAGCGATGCGTCTGGCGGTCCAGCGAGCCGCCGAAATGGCGAACATTGCCCCCGGCGAAATCCAATTCGTCGACATTGAAACGGATGAAAACAATGCGAGCGTCGCGCAGGCGCTGGCGACGATCGCCCACGAACACTCGTCGCCCGAACGCGAACAGCCGCTCCACTTGAGCTCGGCGACCGCGCAGCTGGGCAACATGGGGGGCGGCAGCTCTCTGATCGCCGTGTTGAAAGCGGCGCTCGAAGCGCAAAACCATGAAGTTGCCGCGGCGCGTCAGCTGCAACAGCCGACTGCGGCGTTCAACGGATCTTCGTCGAGCGTGCAAACCGCTTCGTTCAACGTCAAACTCAACGGTCGCGGCCTTGGCGCCGTCGCCAACTGGTCGAAGGGACAAGCCTTCTTCCTGATTCTGGATGACGGCACGCCGGTTCCGCCGAAGCCGAAAGCTGCGGCTCCGGCCGTCGCGAAACCGACTTCGTCGTCGGCCAAGATCGTCCGCTTTGGCGCCATTTCGCTGCCGGCATTGAAGACGATGATCAACGCTGCGATGGCGGACCCAAGCCATGCCTTCTCGGCCGCTGACACGGTCAAATTCGCGCCCAGCGACAAGATCCGTTTGGCGATTGTCGCTGACAGCGCCGAGTCGCTGGCCAAGAAGCTGACCATGGCGTCGCCGCAACTGGGCAACGCCGCGTCGCGCCAGGTCTTGGAACAACAAGGCATTTTCTGCCGCGAACCGCTTTCGACCAAACCGCGCATCGCCTTCCTCTTCCCCGGCCAGGGATCGCAGTACGAAGGAATGCTTCGCGACCTGGTGAGCCAATCGCCGGCCGCCGCGAAGATGATGGCCGACGCCGACGCTGCGATGCGTCGTCTCGGTTACCCGACCTTCGCCGAATTGGCCTGGAACGCTCCGACCCAATTGGGCGCCGACGTTTGGAAGACGCAGATCTCCATGCTGTTGGCCGACCTGATCTGTCTGGCGGCGCTCGCCGAACGAGGCGTGAAGCCCGACGTGGTGCTGGGACATAGCTACGGCGAGTTCCCGGCCCTCTACGCCGCTGGGGTCTGGAACCTCGACGCGGTGATTCGTATGACCCGCGCTCGCTGCGACGGGATCAACGCGACCTCGCTCAATAACGCCGGTTTGCTGGCGACGACTGCTCCGCCGGAAGAGATCAAGTCGATCATTACCGCGTGCGGCTGCCAGGCCTACCTGGCCAACTACAACGCTCCGGACCAAACGGTGATCGGCGCGAAGTTGACGGCGCTGGAGCAATTGTCGAAGGCGCTCGCCGCGAAGTCGTATCCGGCTCGCATTTTGGCGGTTCCGGCGGCGTTCCACACGCCGCTGATGGCCGGCTCGAGCCGCATGTTGCAGCAGGCGCTGGAAACGGCCGAGTTGCGTTCGCCGCAAACGCCGTTCATCAGCACCGTCGACAACAACTTGACCGACGATCCGGCGCGAATCCGCCGCAACCTGGGCGTGCAATTGACCACGCCGGTCAAATACGCGCCGCTGATCGAACAACTGGCGCTCGAAACTCCGACAATTTTTGTCGAGGTCGGGCCGCAGCAAACGCTTACCAAGCTAAATCGCCGGATTCTCTCCGGCGACGCTACCGTCATCGCTTCCGACAATCCCAAGCGCGGCGGCATTGAGCCGATCTTGTGCGTCGAAGCGTTGCTGGAATGCCTGGGAGTCAGCGCCGCAGTCGCGAGCGAGCCGAAGCCGGCCGCTGCCGTGACGGCGACCGAGTCGCGTGCGAAGTTCGCTCCGCCGCAGCCGGCCGCCGCCGCCGTCTCCCAAACGATGTCTTCTTCGACCGACCGCGCGCCAGCTAAGCCGCAGCCAGTCGCTTCCTCCCGTAGTCCGATTAGCACCAACGAGAAGAACCTGATGGACGATATTCCGCACTTTGACGCTACCGAGCGTCGACGCGCGAAGATGCGCGGCTCTGCTCAGGCTCCGCCTGCGGCAGCGCCACCGACTCCGGCTCCGGCCGCAGTCGCGCCTCCCGCGCCGGCACCGGTCGCAGCGCCAATTGTTCCGAAACCGACGTTTGCGGCAGCGCCCGCTCCTGCACCTGCGCCTCCGGTGGCGCCGGCGCCGATGCCAGCGCCGCCTGCTCCTGCTCCGACCCCTGCGGCGCCTGCGCCGGTGGCGGCCGCCAGCAAGAGCGACGGCGTCGACCTGGAGAAGTTCCTGGTGAACTTCGTCGTTGAACAAACCGGCTATCCGCCGGAAGTGGTCGACCTGGACGCTGACATGGAAGCCGACCTCGGCATCGACAGCATCAAGAAGGCTCAGCTGTTCGGCGAACTGCAGGAGTACTTCGAGATCAGCACGTCGGCGACCGACCTGTCGCTCGACGACTTCCCGACCCTGCGTCACGTCATGAACTTCCTGAACGCCAGCGGACAAGGCGCCGCCGCCGCTCCGGCCGCTGCTCCTGCTCCGGTTGCTCCTGCTCCAGTTGCTCCCGCCCCGGTTGCGGTCGCACCTCCGGCTCCTGCCGCTCCGGTTGCCCCGGCTCAGCCTGCCGCGGCCGCTTCGACTGGCGCCAGCACGGCCGAGCTGGAGAAGTTCCTGGTGAACTTCGTCGTCGAGCAAACCGGCTATCCGCCGGAAGTGGTCGACCTTGACGCTGACATGGAAGCCGACCTCGGCATCGACAGCATCAAGAAGGCTCAGCTGTTCGGCGAACTGCAGGAATACTTCGAGATCAGCACGTCGGCGACCGACCTGTCGCTCGACGACTTCCCGACCCTACGTCACGTGCTCAACTTCCTCTCGGCCAACGGCCAAGCCAGCGAAAGCCAACCGGTCGCCGCGGCCCCGGTCGCTGCTCCGGCTCCTGCCGCTCCGGTCGTCCCGGCTCCGGCGGCTGCTCCGGTTGCGGAAGCCCCGGCTTCGGGCGGAGCCAGCACGGCGGAACTCGAAAAGTTCCTGATCAACTTCGTCGTTGAACAAACCGGTTACCCGCCGGAAGTGGTCGACCTGGACGCTGACATGGAAGCGGACCTCGGCATCGACAGCATCAAGAAGGCTCAGCTGTTCGGCGAACTGCAGGAGTACTTCGAGATCAGCACGTCGGCGACTGACTTGTCGCTCGACGACTTCCCGACCCTGCGTCACGTTTTGAACTTCCTCTCGGGCACCGCTTCGGCGACCACCGAGGAACCAGCATCTTTTTCCCTGGCCGCTCCGGCGCCGGCTCTGGAAATTAAAGAAGATGCGCCGGCCGCGGTGAGCGTTATTAATGGCGCTCCTGCGGAACTCTCTGGTAAGACTTTGGACAATGGCGCCGCAGCGCCGCTCGCTCTCGTCGGTACGCCGTACGAGATGGGGTGGCGTCACGGTAGCCAATATCGGGACGAGATTCGTCGCGTACTCCGCACTTATGCGGAGTACGTCGGCGAGTCGATCGACGAGCTTCCCGGCTCGACTCAATCGGCCAATGCGATCCAAACCCTTTCGCCCGATCAATGGGACGAATTGCTCGGCATCGCCAACGCGATTGAAGCTCCCCTGAGCAATGTGGTGGCCCATCACTTCGCGGTCGCGGAAACGCTGGCCTCGATGGAGCAAGCCGCGGCGAGCGACGGTTCGCTGGCGCATGCCGCTCAGATGGAGTCCCCTGCGATCAATCCGATGCGTGAGACGATTCGCCTGGCGGCGTTCCTGCGTAAGCCGACCAGCGGCTTGTCGCACGTCGCTGTGGCGCCAATCGGCACCGCACTCGTACTGGGCGGCGTGAACGCCGCCGGACTGACTTTCAGCGGCGAAAAAGCTTCCGCCGCCGTCCTGCAAAACGGCGTGAACCTGGAATCGGCGATCGACGTCGCGTTGAAAACGCCCAGCAGCGCGAGCAGCGTGATCCTGGGCGAACTGGCGACCGGTCGACTGTCGAGCGTTCAATCGTGCGGCGGCGATCGTCAAATCGTCAGCGATCAAGCGACGATCCACTGCGGCAATCGCCTGATGGCGCTGGCAGGCGGATCGACCGCCACCGAACAAGGCGAAATCTCGGTCACCGACGTCACCAACTTGTTGTTGACGGCCGAAGGAGACGCGTTGGCGTTCCTCTTCGATTTCGGCGCCGGTCAACTATCGCTGAAGAGCACGACCATGTCGCGCTCGATCGAGAGCTACTCGCTCACCGGACTGCTGGACGACGGTAACTCGTCGGCTCCGGCCGCTCCGCAGCGCGGCGAAGCGACTCCGCTGGCTCCGGCCAATGTGACGGCTCGCTTTGAGCTGGAAATGTGCGATTCGCCGCTGGCGCAGACCGCACCTACCTCGATGGTTTACGAAGGGGCTGCGATTGTTCTGGGTAGCGGCGAGACTGCCGCCGCTCTCATCGAACAACTGCAGCAAGCCGGCGTCACGGTTTATCAGATTGCGGACGCCAGCGATATCGACAGCGCCGTCGCTCAGATCGAAGCGATCTGTGCGGCTGGTCCGGCGCCTCATCTGTTTATGACGACTGCTCGCGACGAGCGGAAGCATCTGCAGTTTGGCGTCGAAGCGAGCTGGAACGGGGTGCAACCGACTGCGATGGAAACTCCGCTGTTCGTCTGTCAGAAGTGGTTGACCCTCGCCGAGGCGGGCGGTTGGCTCGAAAAGACGACCGTCGTGGCGGTGACCGCCCTCGGCGGCGACTTCGGCTTCAGCCGCGGTGCGACCGCTGTTGAAGGTGGCGCCCTGACCGGCCTGATGAAGGCGCTCTTCATCGAGTTCACCGTCATGCGTGGCGGCAAAGGCCCGCGCGTCAAAGCGTTCGACACGAGCCTGCAAGACGCGCCGAAGCAGATCGCCAGCAACATCCTGGTTGAACTCGCTTCGGGCAATCAAGACTACGAAGTTTCGTACGCCGGCGGCGTTCGTCGCGTTCCGTTTGCGATGGATCGACCTGGCGTGGCCAATGCGACGGCCCAACTGCCGCAAGGGGTTTGGGTCATCACCGGCGGCGCCCGCGGCATCACGGCCGCTTGTGCCCTGGAACTTGGCAAACGTTACGGGCTGAAGCTCCACTTGATCGGTTCCAGCGAACTGCCGACGATCGATCCGGCCTGGCGTAGCCTGGACGAAGCGGGACTGAACAAGCTGAAGGCCGACACGATGATTGCGGCCCGCAAAGCGGGACAGCAAGCGCCGCAGGCTTGGGAACGGGTGCAGAAGAGTCTGGAAATCGACAAGTCGCTGCAAGCGTTCGTCGACAACGGCGTCTCGGCCACGTACCACGCATGCGACGTCTCGAACCGCGAATCGCTGGCCAAGGCGCTCGACGAGATTCGTCGGGTCGACGGTCCGATCTCCGGCATCCTGCATGGCGCCGGCATCGACAAGTCGTGCCGCATGGAAAAGAAACGCCGTGACGTCGTTCATGCGACGATCGGCATCAAAGATGGCGGCATCGTGCATCTCGCCGCGCTGACGCAGCACGATCCGATCCGCCACTTCATCGGCTTCGGTTCGATCGCGGGTCGTCTCGGCAGCTTCGGTCAGGCCGACTACTGCTTGGCGAGCGATCTCCTCTGCAAACTGATGGGCGCCTATCGTCGTCAACGACCGTGGGTTCGCGCCGTCGGTTTCCACTGGCATGGTTGGGACGAAGTCGGCATGGCCGCTCGCCCCGAAACGAAGAGCGTTCTGAACGACAAGAGCGCCCTGAAGTTGATGCCGCTGGCGGAAGGGATCGGCCATCTGATTCGCGAAATCGAAGCGGACGTCCCCCGCGGCGAAATCTTGATCACCGAACGTCGTCACTGGCAGCGATTCGCCGACGGCTTGGGCGTGTTGGCCGAAAGCCGCGCCGAAGCGCCGGCCGCCGCTCCGGCGAAACCGGCCGAACCTGTTTCGAGCGATCCGCTTGGTCCGGCCGACGCGTCGGTCGAACTGCGGACCGAACGTTGCGAGCTGAAGCTGATTGACGCTCCGCTGCCGACGGGAACCGCCGCGGCGCCGACCTTCACCGGTCCGGTCTGGATCTTGGGCGAAAACGCCGACGCGGTCGAACTGGAACAACGTCTGGCGCAAGCCGGCGTCGAAGTCTATCGCTTTGGCGCTCGCGCCGACTTGGACGAAACGCTCGCTTGGCTCGATTCGCTCCATCCGGAGAAGCCGGCCCAACGGCTCTTCCTGATGACCAGCCGCGACGCCGTGTCGACCGATCCCCTTTCGGCCGCCGAAATCGATCGTCGCCGTCACGAAGGGATCATCTTCCCCTACTTCGTCGCGCAGAACTGGTACAAGCGAAATCTGAAATTCCCGGAAGCGGGGACCGGCGACCTGGTCGCGGCGATCTCGCTCGGCGGAGACTTTGGTTTTGAATCGACCGTGCAACTTCCGGACGGGGGCGGCGTCGCCGGCTTCGTGAAGTCGTTGCACATTGAAGACTCGCGGCTGGAAAACCGCGGCGCTCGCTGCAAGGTGATTGACGCTCCCGCGTCCGAATCGCCGGCGGCGTTGTTCGACGCGATGATGCGCGAACTGGCGGCCGATCAGCCGGAAGTCGAAGTCAGTTGGATCGGCGGCGTTCGTCGGGTGGTTCGCCCGATCGGCACTCCGCTGGCGATGGGACCCGACGCGAACATTCCGCGTGGCGGGGTCTGGGCGGTAACCGGCGGCGCTCGCGGCATCACCGCGATCGCGGCTCGTGAACTAGCGGCGAAATATGGCTGGAAGCTGCATTTGCTCGGGAAGAGCCCGGCGCCGCTAGCTGACGCCGTGTGGCGCAACTTCGACGAAGAGCAACTGAAGACCTACAAGACGCAGATCACGCGCGAAGCGGTCGCCTCGGGCGGTTCGCCCGGTCAGGCATGGGACCGCGTCCTGAAAGACTGCGAGATCTTCAACAACCTGCAAAAGTTCGCCGACGCCGGCGTGCAAGCGACCTATCACCAGTGCGACGTCACCGATCGCGATGCGGTCGCCGCGGTGCTGGAAGAAATTCGCAAGACCGACGGTCCGATCACCGGGCTGATGCATGGCGCCGGCTTGATCGAGCCGGGTCGCTTCGACCACAAGCGTCGTCCGTTCGTCGAAAAACTGATTCGGGCGAAGTTCGACGGCCTGATGCATCTGTTCGCTCTGACGAAGAACGATCCTCTGACCCACTGCATCGGCTTCGGTTCGATCAGCGGTCGCTTCGGCGGCAATGGGCTGAGCGATTACGCGGCGGGGAACGACTCGATGTCGAAGGCGCTCGACTGGTTCCGCGCGGCTCGACCCGACTGCACCACGCTCTGCATTCACTGGGAATCGTGGGAAGGCGCCGGCATCGCGACGTTGTCGCGGTTCGCGTGGGGCCCGCGTTCGGTGATGAAGATGAAATACATGCTGCCGGAAGAAGGAGTTCGTCGTCTCGAAGAAGAACTCGCTGGCGGCGGCTACAAGGCGGAAACGCTCTACACGTTCGGCGACTTCTACCCGATGTTCTACCCGAACGAACAGTTCCCGCTGGGCGAATTCAAGCCGCGCAGCGGCGAAGCGGTCGATGGCTCGTTCCCGCTGGTCGCGACTTCGCGGACCGAGGGAGACGAACTGGTCGGCGACGTTCCGCTCGATCCGATCAACGATCCCTTCCTGGCCCTCCATCGTCTGCGCGGCAAACCGCTGATGCCGGTGGTGGTCACCCTGGAAGCGTTGCGGGAAGCGGCCGAGCTGGCCTCGGGCAAGAAGACGGTCGCCTTCTGCGACGTCGACATGATCGACGGGCTGGCCTTCCATACCGACAACGCGACGACCGCCCAGGCGCGAGCCAAGATGGTCGGCGATAACCTGGCCGAATGCCGCTGGACTTGCGACTTCCGCAACCGTACCGGCGGACTGATCCAGAAAGATCGTCTCTACCTGCAAGCGAAGGTCGAAGTGGCTGACCAACCGGCGGCGCTGACCGCGGAACTGCCGCCGTTCCCGACCGAGTGGAGCGCGGTCACCTATCCGGAAGATGCGGCGATCTACCATGGAACTCCGTTCCGCTGCCTGAAGGCGCTTAGCTGCGACGCTTCCGGCGGTTGGGGTCACATCGTCGCCGAGCCGCTGGCCGATTTGACGAAGCCGGAACGAGTCGAAGGATGGCGGGTTCCGTCGTGCATCCTCGATTCGGCCCTCTACGCTTGCGGCTGCCAGTTGTACATGCACAGCGAAGGCGCGGTTTCCCTGCCGCGGAAGATTGAACGGCTGGAACTGGGACGGATGCCCAGCGACGGCGAAAACTGCTATGTCCACTTCGTTTGCCGCGACGTGGCCGAAAAGTCGGCCCTCTACGATCTGACCCTCTTTGGCGAAAACGGAGAGGTGATCCTGAAGGCGTACGGCTATCAAAAGGTCATTCTCGGCCGAGGAGGCGTTGCATGA